The following are encoded in a window of Dehalobacter sp. 12DCB1 genomic DNA:
- a CDS encoding WecB/TagA/CpsF family glycosyltransferase, whose amino-acid sequence MKSLEILGTRIDSVGLHDCLEAIEHTISLGQELRIVTANPELIYKAEHDAGLRKVINSAGLVVPDGVGVVWAARKLGYPVKERVTGIDLTAGIFGESNRHGWRIFLLGAKPGIAEKVIRQQSLGYPEIALACHHGYFTQAEEPEMIEQIRQFAPDILLIGLGAPRQEYWNHQHPGLAKVSMGVGGSFDVMSGEVKRAPGIFRQSGLEWLYRLISEPGRIKRQVVLPMYLLRVLKQKYFPERGS is encoded by the coding sequence ATGAAATCATTAGAAATATTGGGAACGCGTATCGACTCGGTTGGTTTGCATGACTGTCTTGAAGCCATCGAACACACAATTTCGCTGGGGCAGGAACTTCGGATTGTAACCGCAAATCCCGAATTAATTTATAAAGCTGAACATGATGCCGGTCTTCGGAAAGTCATCAATTCAGCTGGTCTTGTCGTACCGGATGGGGTAGGCGTCGTTTGGGCTGCTCGAAAACTTGGTTACCCGGTCAAAGAAAGAGTAACGGGCATCGACCTGACAGCAGGGATTTTCGGGGAAAGCAACCGTCACGGATGGAGAATATTTCTGTTGGGCGCGAAGCCGGGCATTGCGGAAAAAGTTATTCGGCAGCAGAGCCTGGGGTATCCGGAGATAGCCTTGGCGTGCCATCATGGCTATTTTACGCAGGCAGAAGAGCCCGAGATGATTGAGCAGATCAGGCAATTTGCACCGGATATTCTTTTGATTGGCTTGGGCGCCCCCAGGCAGGAATACTGGAATCATCAACATCCAGGGCTGGCTAAAGTAAGTATGGGTGTCGGGGGGTCATTCGACGTAATGTCCGGAGAAGTGAAACGTGCCCCTGGGATATTCCGGCAATCAGGGCTGGAATGGCTTTACCGGCTAATTAGCGAACCGGGCCGGATAAAAAGGCAAGTCGTACTTCCAATGTACCTTCTAAGGGTTTTG